A section of the Paenibacillus yonginensis genome encodes:
- a CDS encoding ABC transporter substrate-binding protein — MKKVLMVGVTTLLAMVMATGCGSNNSGNSASNGGSSTNSGTSASNAPAKDVSIKVFQFKVEIAEQLNQLAKEYEKETGVHVDVETHGGGEDYGALLKAAIASGTEPEIYNNGGYAALEPYMDRATDLSDQAWVPNLLETTKAPTTVDGKLYGMPMNTEGYGIIYNKDLFAKAGITTEPKTLPELTDAVKKLKDAGITPFEATNEWWSLGIHMVNVAIANQPDPAKFVEDWKAGKTTAAGNEVFKQWLNYVDLVFQNAQKDMLTTDYATQVATFAAGQAAMLPQGNWVQGDIDKVNPDLNLGVLPISINDQAGHVLIGVPNNWIVNSKSAHPDEAKKFLDWMVTSDTGKKYLTQEFHFMPAETNIDATKEDIGAIADGVKALNSTALGWFWDRFPDGTTQGFGAAMQEYQGGRISKDEMLAKFDKTVADMMKK, encoded by the coding sequence ATGAAAAAGGTTCTAATGGTCGGGGTCACTACTTTGCTCGCCATGGTTATGGCCACAGGCTGCGGTTCTAACAATAGCGGCAATTCAGCCAGCAACGGCGGAAGCAGCACGAACAGCGGTACGTCCGCCAGCAACGCTCCTGCTAAAGACGTTTCAATCAAGGTGTTCCAGTTTAAAGTGGAAATTGCCGAGCAGCTCAATCAGCTGGCGAAAGAATACGAGAAGGAAACCGGCGTCCATGTCGACGTGGAAACGCACGGCGGCGGCGAAGATTACGGCGCACTGCTGAAAGCAGCCATCGCGTCCGGCACAGAGCCTGAAATCTACAACAACGGCGGCTACGCCGCGCTGGAGCCTTACATGGACCGGGCAACCGATCTGTCCGACCAAGCGTGGGTGCCGAACCTGCTGGAAACGACTAAAGCGCCTACCACCGTGGACGGCAAGCTGTACGGCATGCCGATGAATACGGAAGGCTACGGCATCATTTACAACAAAGATCTGTTTGCCAAAGCGGGCATTACAACTGAACCCAAAACGCTGCCCGAGTTGACCGATGCGGTGAAGAAACTCAAAGACGCCGGTATCACGCCGTTTGAAGCGACCAATGAATGGTGGTCCCTCGGCATCCATATGGTGAACGTGGCGATCGCCAACCAGCCGGACCCCGCCAAATTCGTGGAGGACTGGAAAGCCGGCAAAACGACGGCCGCAGGCAACGAAGTATTCAAACAGTGGCTCAACTACGTGGATCTCGTGTTCCAGAACGCGCAGAAGGACATGCTGACCACCGACTATGCGACTCAGGTGGCCACCTTCGCGGCCGGTCAGGCGGCTATGCTGCCGCAAGGGAACTGGGTACAAGGCGACATCGACAAAGTTAATCCGGACCTAAACCTCGGCGTGCTGCCGATCTCCATTAACGACCAGGCCGGCCATGTGCTGATCGGCGTGCCGAACAACTGGATCGTCAACAGCAAATCCGCTCATCCGGACGAAGCGAAGAAATTCCTGGACTGGATGGTGACTTCCGATACCGGCAAAAAATATTTGACGCAGGAGTTCCACTTCATGCCTGCCGAAACGAACATCGACGCTACGAAAGAAGATATCGGCGCCATCGCCGACGGCGTCAAAGCTCTGAACTCTACGGCGCTCGGCTGGTTCTGGGACCGCTTCCCGGACGGCACGACCCAAGGCTTCGGCGCAGCGATGCAGGAATATCAAGGCGGCCGCATCAGCAAAGACGAAATGCTGGCCAAATTCGATAAGACCGTTGCCGATATGATGAAGAAATAA
- a CDS encoding carbohydrate ABC transporter permease has protein sequence METRERYKVSTLILEIAAILLALLFLSPFYFVLVNSFKNLGEILIDAASWPKQFLWDNYSKVWDAINFPLVFRNSFIITICSVIGIVIISSMTAYRLVRRPTVFNKILFTVLISSMIIPFQSVMLQLVRITSLLEIRGHLYGIIICYLGFGLALSMFLFHGFIKSVPLEIEEAAVVDGCSPYGVFWKIVFPLLTPIIVTNIILNTLWIWNDYLLPVLLIGGNNDLTTIPIGITKFFGQYTKQWNLALPGLAIGIAPVIIFFLFLQKYIVEGITAGSVKG, from the coding sequence ATGGAAACCCGCGAACGCTACAAAGTTTCGACCCTGATCCTGGAAATTGCGGCGATCCTGCTGGCGCTTTTGTTCCTGTCGCCGTTTTATTTTGTGCTTGTGAATTCATTCAAGAATTTAGGCGAAATTCTGATCGACGCGGCCTCCTGGCCAAAGCAGTTCCTCTGGGACAATTACTCGAAGGTCTGGGACGCCATCAACTTCCCGCTGGTGTTCCGGAACTCGTTTATTATTACGATCTGCAGCGTCATCGGCATCGTTATCATCAGCTCCATGACGGCTTACCGCCTTGTGCGGCGGCCTACCGTTTTTAATAAAATTTTGTTCACCGTACTGATTTCGTCCATGATCATTCCATTTCAATCCGTTATGCTCCAGCTGGTGCGGATTACGTCCCTGCTGGAGATTCGGGGGCACCTGTACGGCATTATCATCTGTTATCTCGGCTTCGGTCTGGCGCTTTCGATGTTCCTGTTCCACGGGTTTATCAAATCGGTGCCTTTAGAAATCGAAGAAGCCGCGGTGGTTGACGGATGCTCCCCTTACGGGGTATTCTGGAAAATCGTGTTCCCGCTGCTGACGCCAATCATCGTGACCAACATTATTTTGAACACGCTTTGGATCTGGAACGACTATCTGCTTCCGGTCCTGCTGATCGGCGGCAACAACGACCTGACGACGATCCCGATCGGGATCACGAAGTTTTTTGGGCAATATACGAAGCAGTGGAACCTGGCCCTTCCGGGTCTTGCCATCGGCATTGCGCCGGTCATTATCTTCTTCCTGTTCCTGCAAAAATATATTGTCGAAGGCATCACCGCCGGCTCGGTTAAAGGATAA
- a CDS encoding carbohydrate ABC transporter permease — MTRKQRSEWMQQLVFVGPGVLFFLAIVFIPFLLGFYYSFTDWDGLDLDKAKWTGMHNLTRIFTDDPNFWHSFGFTLRFTLATVIGANVLAFLLALLLTKPLKAKNALRTVFFLPNVIGGILLGFIWQFIFTKGFGAIGDLTHIPLFNLPWLGTPATAFWGICIVFIWQTAGYMMVIYIAALAGMPKDLLEAARIDGASYWQLLRKIILPLIMPAITICLFLTTSNAFKMFDLNLSLTKGGPGTSTQSLAFNVYAEALNNNRYGLGTAKAMIFFFAVSIITVVQVWITKSKEVEA; from the coding sequence ATGACACGCAAACAACGCAGCGAATGGATGCAGCAGCTGGTTTTTGTAGGGCCGGGCGTGCTGTTTTTCCTGGCCATCGTTTTTATTCCGTTTCTGCTCGGCTTCTATTACTCCTTTACAGACTGGGACGGTCTGGATCTTGATAAAGCCAAATGGACGGGCATGCACAACTTGACACGAATTTTTACGGATGATCCGAACTTCTGGCATTCCTTCGGGTTTACGCTACGTTTCACGCTGGCTACGGTCATCGGCGCAAATGTGCTGGCCTTCCTGCTGGCGCTGCTGCTGACCAAACCGCTCAAGGCGAAGAACGCCCTGCGGACGGTCTTTTTCCTGCCAAACGTTATCGGCGGCATCCTGCTCGGCTTCATCTGGCAGTTTATTTTCACCAAGGGGTTTGGCGCGATCGGCGATCTGACGCATATTCCTCTGTTTAACCTGCCTTGGCTCGGCACCCCTGCGACGGCCTTCTGGGGCATCTGCATCGTCTTTATCTGGCAGACGGCCGGTTATATGATGGTCATTTATATCGCGGCTTTGGCCGGCATGCCGAAGGATCTGCTCGAAGCGGCCCGCATCGACGGCGCCAGCTACTGGCAGCTGCTCCGCAAAATCATTTTGCCGCTGATCATGCCGGCGATCACGATTTGTTTGTTCCTGACCACCTCCAACGCGTTCAAAATGTTCGACCTTAACCTGTCGCTTACGAAAGGCGGGCCGGGTACCTCCACCCAGTCGCTGGCTTTCAACGTTTACGCCGAAGCGCTGAACAATAACCGTTACGGGCTGGGCACGGCCAAAGCGATGATCTTTTTCTTCGCGGTATCCATCATTACGGTTGTTCAGGTCTGGATTACGAAAAGCAAGGAGGTCGAAGCCTGA
- a CDS encoding cache domain-containing sensor histidine kinase, with amino-acid sequence MIRNSIRKKLLILLLAATMIPICSSIVISYYYTRHSVTETAIEQNSSRIELGKLNALNYFNTLNQLSVSIYSGINVADSLYTYLENTRKTPVSTSEAVATSYDPVYMHLFNLYQTDKDIYQMHFYIANGSQSNLWVNGYFRREYNPGYRMPKNQDGEYKAFIQPTHINNQYGLKDALPLSKIAEVPVFTLNRPMYLAPTVAVLGYLSIDVRLDGLNQIFDNLYSPERHEQLYLLDQDGRFLYSSQAEDYGTVMQEGWEKKLKATEGSGHFEWRDGSFSGIIFYDHLDTGYMNTVVVKKIPFTDLYHSANELTGINSGIAAASLIVAMIGTVLISLQITRPLKQLLLYVKKVQKGNLLVPMNVASSDEIGILARRMETMMETIDELILREYKLELANKTNQLKALQAQINPHFLYNAMQLIGTQALHSGSTNTYRLVGNLAKMMRYSMNNEETEVPLRREIEHVKAYLELQRERFEGELEYSLDFEEATLRITVPKMLLQPLVENYFKHGYDGRIGKGDISLRGYVEGEGKRLVLQIDDNGTGMEPEALKRLVQRIESMDQGTTVQGQERQTEEKAHSELELLSAGGESRSSGEGGIGWLNVVSRLRLQYGNGVAIRLENRPSSGLSIRIMIPLQGEKEDLG; translated from the coding sequence ATGATCCGCAACAGCATCCGCAAAAAGCTGCTTATTTTACTGCTCGCCGCCACCATGATTCCCATCTGTTCATCCATCGTGATTTCTTACTACTACACGCGGCATTCCGTGACGGAGACCGCTATCGAGCAGAACTCCAGCCGGATCGAGCTCGGGAAGCTGAACGCGCTGAATTATTTTAATACACTCAACCAGCTTTCAGTGTCCATCTACAGCGGCATCAATGTAGCCGACTCGCTGTACACCTATCTGGAGAATACGCGCAAAACCCCGGTGAGCACCTCGGAAGCGGTGGCGACCAGCTACGACCCGGTTTATATGCACTTGTTCAACCTTTACCAGACGGATAAAGATATTTACCAGATGCATTTCTATATCGCAAACGGCAGCCAGTCGAATTTGTGGGTGAACGGCTATTTCCGCCGCGAATATAACCCCGGATACCGGATGCCGAAAAATCAGGACGGCGAATATAAAGCTTTTATCCAGCCGACGCATATCAACAACCAATACGGGCTCAAGGACGCCCTGCCTCTCTCCAAAATCGCCGAAGTCCCGGTATTTACGCTGAACAGGCCGATGTATCTGGCCCCTACGGTCGCCGTGCTTGGTTATCTTTCGATCGATGTAAGGCTGGATGGCTTGAACCAGATCTTCGATAATCTTTATAGCCCGGAGCGCCATGAACAGTTGTACCTGCTGGATCAGGACGGGCGGTTCCTCTATTCTTCGCAGGCGGAGGATTACGGCACGGTGATGCAGGAGGGCTGGGAGAAGAAGCTGAAGGCAACGGAGGGAAGCGGGCACTTCGAGTGGAGGGACGGCAGCTTTTCGGGAATTATTTTCTACGATCATCTGGATACGGGTTACATGAACACAGTCGTGGTGAAAAAGATCCCGTTTACCGATCTCTACCACAGCGCCAACGAATTGACGGGCATCAATTCCGGCATTGCCGCGGCTTCGCTCATTGTGGCGATGATCGGCACGGTGCTGATTTCGCTGCAGATCACCCGCCCTCTTAAGCAGCTGCTTCTATACGTCAAGAAAGTACAGAAAGGCAACCTGCTCGTGCCGATGAATGTGGCCAGCAGCGACGAGATCGGTATTCTGGCCCGAAGAATGGAAACGATGATGGAGACGATCGACGAGCTGATCCTGCGCGAATACAAACTCGAGCTGGCGAACAAAACCAACCAGCTTAAAGCGCTGCAGGCCCAGATCAACCCGCATTTCCTTTATAATGCGATGCAGCTGATCGGCACCCAGGCGCTGCATTCCGGTTCAACCAACACGTACCGGCTCGTGGGCAACCTGGCCAAGATGATGCGCTACAGCATGAACAACGAGGAGACGGAGGTTCCGCTGCGCCGCGAGATTGAGCATGTGAAGGCTTATTTGGAGCTGCAGCGGGAACGCTTTGAGGGTGAACTGGAATACAGCCTGGACTTCGAGGAGGCCACGCTGCGGATTACCGTGCCGAAGATGCTGCTCCAGCCGCTGGTAGAGAACTATTTCAAACACGGTTACGACGGCCGGATCGGCAAAGGCGACATCTCGCTGAGGGGTTATGTGGAAGGCGAAGGAAAGCGGCTTGTCCTGCAGATCGACGATAACGGAACCGGCATGGAGCCGGAAGCTCTGAAGCGGCTGGTCCAAAGGATCGAATCCATGGATCAGGGAACGACGGTGCAGGGCCAAGAGCGTCAAACGGAAGAGAAGGCCCATAGCGAGCTGGAGCTGCTGTCAGCGGGCGGTGAAAGCAGGAGCAGCGGCGAAGGCGGCATTGGATGGCTGAATGTTGTATCCCGGCTGAGGCTGCAATACGGAAACGGCGTGGCAATTCGTCTGGAGAACCGGCCTAGCTCCGGGCTGTCGATCCGGATCATGATCCCACTGCAGGGTGAGAAGGAGGACTTAGGATGA
- a CDS encoding helix-turn-helix domain-containing protein — translation MKALIVDDEKHVREAIRMLVPWQNWNIDTLLEATDGQMAIELIEKERPGLIFTDMMMPVRNGVDLLRWMHDNNVAGKTIVISGYDDFELTRNTIRYGGLDYILKPIEPEELIRAVDSAVAQWRREEEGRQAAVKRGMELNQLKPVYLDKAFSQLIEGTELHGAAAGLEAETGLPPGKPPVRLALLTLEGLHPANLRSFSANEDLFYFAVLNICNEILGKEKSGYAFSYWNGRREVVMVLWSRLGQAHEVMRHVQECCLRTLRTSFHIGLGQVHLFPDGLRQAYAESKKILQQRNLLENDSWVHAIEDGRPGSVVPKGGPHLSDYESRIRLAVFSGQPAEIRRTVHEWTAAAAAAGRITPHQLQIWGSEYAVLRLQWAKDWLSEEELPAELQQPGDAFEVKVEPDGLFSLGSWEERLSGELAEFAKTLHALKQQNGSVIHQIRKYVEDHYRKEISLQDIANQFFLSREYISRKFKQELGENLSDYIGRIRMEHAKKLLGNPSLKIVQIADRVGYPDEKYFSKVFKKHTGQTPNEYRKQQSEAGGC, via the coding sequence ATGAAAGCATTGATCGTAGATGATGAGAAACATGTGCGCGAAGCCATCAGAATGCTTGTTCCCTGGCAGAATTGGAACATCGACACCCTGCTGGAGGCGACGGATGGCCAAATGGCGATCGAGCTGATCGAGAAGGAGCGCCCTGGGCTGATTTTTACCGACATGATGATGCCGGTCAGAAACGGGGTTGACCTGCTCCGCTGGATGCATGACAACAACGTGGCCGGGAAGACGATCGTCATCAGCGGTTATGACGACTTTGAGCTGACGAGAAACACGATCCGCTACGGCGGGCTGGATTATATCCTGAAGCCCATCGAACCGGAGGAGCTGATCCGCGCGGTCGATTCTGCGGTTGCCCAGTGGCGGCGCGAGGAGGAAGGACGGCAGGCCGCGGTGAAGCGGGGCATGGAGCTGAACCAGCTTAAGCCAGTCTATCTGGACAAGGCCTTCTCGCAGCTGATCGAAGGAACGGAGCTGCACGGGGCCGCGGCTGGCCTGGAGGCCGAAACGGGCCTTCCGCCGGGCAAACCGCCGGTCAGGCTGGCCCTGCTGACGCTGGAAGGCCTTCATCCGGCCAATCTGCGTTCTTTTTCCGCCAATGAAGATCTGTTTTATTTTGCTGTGCTGAATATTTGCAACGAGATTCTCGGGAAGGAGAAAAGCGGGTACGCCTTTTCCTACTGGAACGGCCGTCGGGAGGTCGTCATGGTGCTGTGGAGCCGCCTTGGGCAGGCCCATGAAGTGATGCGTCATGTGCAGGAATGCTGTCTGCGCACACTGCGGACTTCTTTCCACATCGGCCTTGGGCAGGTGCACCTATTCCCGGATGGGCTGCGGCAGGCCTATGCCGAATCGAAGAAGATCCTGCAGCAGCGGAACCTGCTGGAGAACGATTCATGGGTCCATGCGATTGAGGACGGCCGGCCAGGAAGCGTCGTCCCGAAAGGCGGGCCTCATTTGTCCGATTACGAAAGCCGGATTCGTCTGGCGGTCTTCAGCGGGCAGCCGGCCGAAATCCGGCGCACTGTGCACGAATGGACAGCGGCCGCCGCGGCAGCAGGCCGGATCACGCCGCACCAGCTGCAAATCTGGGGCAGCGAATATGCGGTGCTGCGTCTGCAGTGGGCCAAGGATTGGCTGAGCGAAGAAGAGCTCCCGGCCGAGCTTCAGCAGCCCGGCGATGCTTTTGAGGTGAAGGTGGAGCCGGACGGACTTTTTTCGCTGGGAAGCTGGGAGGAGCGGCTGTCAGGGGAGCTTGCCGAATTCGCGAAAACGCTGCATGCCCTGAAGCAGCAAAACGGCAGCGTCATTCATCAGATCCGCAAATACGTGGAGGATCACTACCGGAAGGAAATTTCCCTCCAGGATATTGCGAATCAGTTTTTTCTAAGCCGGGAGTACATTTCCCGCAAATTCAAGCAGGAGCTGGGCGAAAATCTGTCCGACTACATCGGCCGGATCCGTATGGAACACGCGAAGAAGCTGCTGGGCAACCCGAGCTTGAAAATCGTCCAGATCGCGGACAGAGTCGGCTACCCGGATGAAAAATATTTCAGCAAGGTGTTCAAGAAGCATACCGGACAGACCCCAAACGAGTATCGGAAGCAGCAGAGCGAAGCCGGGGGCTGCTGA
- a CDS encoding methyl-accepting chemotaxis protein, producing the protein MKGKMGIRVKLVLFMVVVVLLGTGVIGYYAVSTAQKDILSTAHQKLLGDLNTGRMLIDKLYPGDWSVKDGKLYKGEQAIDETLTLLDDFGKETGDTVTLFLGDTRVATNVVQQDGSKAVGTKVSDKVADITLKQGQTYVGEAMVVGQSNQAAYEPIKDASGKVIGIWYVGVPANPYQDTVDRFGERLILFGLIELVLAVVLIWLLIVQSLKPLVSITKVAEEVAAGNLRVQLKEYRSRDEIGRLTSAISGMVLSLKNTVTELNENIFASADQVAKASDGMAKALEEMTQSYQAVASSNRQMTKEAGTGHETALISSQVLEELSDLIRKANEQAAEGQSDSVRTKEMAERGRETVLQTLSLMESIQGRSNETGGLIGRLEEHSRKISDITVTLSEIAASTNLLALNASIEAARAGESGRGFAVVAGEVRKLAEQSDREAAEVAGLIQVITADIREAVLSNERSREEIVRGTIAAREAGDALQDIWLAATGTADNMNGIMQMTTEEVAGSDSMIMLNQTVTGIMKDTLDLSEEVAASTQTMAEEIEHLASASEELNAMAEELKSNLGKIKV; encoded by the coding sequence ATGAAAGGGAAAATGGGCATTCGGGTTAAATTGGTCCTGTTTATGGTCGTGGTAGTGCTTTTGGGAACAGGGGTCATTGGTTATTACGCCGTATCCACTGCGCAGAAGGATATTCTTTCAACGGCCCACCAGAAGCTGCTGGGCGATTTGAATACGGGGAGAATGCTGATCGACAAGCTGTACCCGGGGGATTGGTCCGTTAAAGACGGCAAACTTTACAAGGGCGAGCAGGCCATCGATGAAACGTTAACGCTGCTGGATGATTTCGGCAAGGAGACGGGGGATACGGTTACGCTGTTCCTGGGGGATACCCGCGTGGCCACCAATGTAGTGCAGCAGGACGGCTCGAAAGCAGTCGGCACAAAGGTCTCTGACAAAGTAGCAGACATTACGCTGAAGCAAGGGCAGACTTATGTGGGAGAGGCCATGGTGGTCGGGCAATCCAACCAGGCGGCTTACGAACCGATTAAAGATGCGTCCGGCAAAGTGATTGGCATCTGGTATGTTGGTGTTCCGGCAAATCCGTATCAGGATACGGTTGACCGTTTTGGCGAACGGCTGATTTTATTTGGTCTGATTGAACTGGTGCTTGCGGTGGTGCTCATCTGGCTGCTGATTGTTCAAAGCCTTAAGCCGCTGGTTTCCATAACCAAGGTTGCAGAAGAGGTGGCGGCAGGCAATCTTCGTGTTCAGCTTAAGGAGTACCGCTCAAGGGACGAGATCGGCCGTTTGACTTCGGCGATTTCCGGCATGGTACTCAGCCTTAAGAACACCGTTACGGAGCTGAATGAGAATATTTTTGCATCGGCTGATCAGGTGGCAAAGGCTTCCGATGGCATGGCCAAGGCGCTCGAAGAAATGACGCAGTCCTATCAGGCCGTGGCGAGCAGCAACCGGCAAATGACGAAGGAAGCAGGCACCGGGCATGAGACGGCGCTGATTTCCTCTCAGGTGCTGGAGGAGCTGTCCGATTTGATCCGGAAAGCGAACGAACAGGCCGCCGAAGGGCAAAGCGACTCCGTGCGGACCAAGGAAATGGCTGAGAGAGGACGGGAGACCGTACTGCAGACCTTGTCTCTGATGGAGTCCATTCAAGGACGCTCCAACGAAACGGGCGGCCTGATCGGACGGCTTGAGGAGCATTCCCGGAAAATCTCCGACATTACAGTCACCCTTTCGGAGATTGCAGCCTCCACGAATTTGCTGGCCTTAAACGCTTCGATCGAAGCGGCGCGTGCCGGAGAGTCCGGACGCGGTTTTGCAGTAGTAGCCGGGGAGGTCCGCAAGCTGGCCGAGCAGTCTGACCGGGAAGCTGCGGAAGTAGCAGGACTGATCCAGGTGATTACCGCAGACATTCGTGAAGCGGTCTTATCCAATGAACGCAGCCGGGAGGAAATTGTCCGCGGTACGATTGCCGCGCGTGAAGCCGGTGATGCCTTGCAGGACATTTGGCTGGCAGCGACGGGAACGGCAGATAATATGAACGGGATCATGCAGATGACCACGGAGGAAGTAGCCGGATCTGACAGTATGATTATGCTGAACCAAACCGTAACGGGCATTATGAAGGACACGCTGGATCTTTCCGAGGAGGTTGCGGCCAGCACGCAGACTATGGCTGAGGAGATCGAACATCTGGCCTCCGCCTCTGAGGAACTGAATGCAATGGCCGAGGAGCTGAAATCGAACCTGGGCAAGATTAAGGTTTAG
- a CDS encoding response regulator transcription factor, with protein sequence MKVIIAEDQGMLRGALKLLLDMEEDIEVVAQAENGEEALKLVRELNPDICLLDIEMPKLTGLDVAERLKEEGHPCRVVILTTFSRTGYFQRALKAGVKGYLLKDSPVDELSAALRTIHQGERVVSTELSLSLWEAVAVNPLTEREQAVLRLVADGLAIHDIASKLYLSRGTVRNYVSKIMQKLGAKNRIEAINIAETNGWLV encoded by the coding sequence ATGAAAGTTATAATTGCTGAGGATCAAGGTATGCTGCGCGGCGCATTGAAGCTGCTGCTGGATATGGAGGAAGACATCGAGGTCGTGGCTCAAGCCGAAAATGGAGAAGAAGCCTTAAAGCTGGTCCGGGAACTGAATCCTGATATTTGTCTGCTGGATATTGAAATGCCGAAGCTTACCGGGCTCGACGTTGCCGAACGGCTGAAGGAAGAAGGCCATCCCTGCAGAGTGGTCATCCTGACCACTTTCTCCCGCACCGGTTACTTCCAAAGGGCTCTGAAAGCCGGCGTGAAGGGATACCTGCTTAAGGACTCCCCTGTCGATGAGCTTAGCGCCGCCCTGCGAACAATTCATCAGGGAGAGCGGGTTGTCAGCACGGAGCTGTCACTCAGCTTGTGGGAAGCCGTAGCGGTGAACCCTTTGACTGAGCGTGAACAGGCCGTATTGAGATTGGTCGCAGACGGACTTGCCATTCATGACATTGCGAGCAAGCTGTATTTGTCTCGGGGGACGGTACGGAACTACGTATCGAAAATCATGCAAAAGCTCGGGGCCAAAAACCGGATCGAAGCGATCAATATTGCCGAGACAAACGGATGGCTGGTTTAA
- a CDS encoding sensor histidine kinase: MIWLVYLAFPVTDILSRHALEKGLGFTVLALFVAAYLLSWWDPARMVYYLFAELIIIAYFTLLWQPSYLYLVFFVTPVIAFLPNPKTFRFHMVLLAVLLAGYFIYASSFLTESDLLNLIPAMIVAVIVPTGIRGGVRSQELKGQLHLANEEIARLSKQEERQRISRNLHDTLGHTLSLIALKSELVEKLINKQPGKAVQEAKDIHWAARAALKQVRELVSDMTSVTIAGEIGHAKQILLAAGIELKVEHSGGDSGDNGELGEPGDLDLEPFVQNVLGMCLRESVTNIVKHSKAARCEIGLVQEPHAFTMTISDNGIGLEQEGIWTHGAGLSNMKERIALINGSLELTAVIGKGTRVRLTVPKIARNLSTGEGVQ; the protein is encoded by the coding sequence GTGATATGGCTAGTTTACCTGGCCTTCCCCGTAACCGATATTTTGTCCCGTCATGCGTTGGAAAAGGGCCTGGGCTTCACCGTGTTGGCACTTTTCGTCGCCGCTTATCTGCTGAGCTGGTGGGACCCCGCAAGGATGGTCTATTATCTGTTCGCCGAACTGATCATCATCGCTTATTTCACCCTGTTATGGCAGCCATCTTACTTGTATCTCGTCTTCTTCGTCACGCCCGTTATCGCATTCCTGCCAAATCCGAAGACGTTCCGTTTCCACATGGTCCTATTGGCGGTTCTTCTGGCCGGTTACTTTATCTACGCCTCTTCTTTCCTTACTGAAAGCGATCTGCTGAATCTGATACCGGCCATGATCGTGGCCGTTATCGTTCCGACTGGCATTCGGGGAGGCGTGCGCTCCCAGGAATTGAAGGGACAATTACACCTGGCGAATGAGGAGATCGCGCGGCTCAGCAAGCAGGAGGAGCGGCAGCGAATTTCCCGAAATCTCCATGATACGCTTGGCCATACGTTATCCCTGATTGCCTTGAAGAGCGAACTCGTGGAGAAGCTGATTAACAAGCAGCCCGGCAAAGCCGTACAGGAAGCAAAAGATATCCATTGGGCTGCCAGGGCGGCCCTTAAACAAGTCCGGGAGCTTGTGTCCGACATGACTTCGGTCACCATAGCCGGTGAAATAGGCCATGCCAAACAGATTTTGCTTGCCGCCGGAATTGAACTGAAGGTGGAACATTCAGGCGGAGACAGCGGTGATAACGGAGAACTCGGAGAACCCGGTGATCTGGACCTCGAGCCCTTCGTCCAGAACGTGCTGGGCATGTGCCTGCGCGAGTCGGTGACCAACATCGTCAAACACAGCAAGGCTGCCCGCTGCGAGATTGGGCTTGTGCAGGAACCCCATGCTTTTACTATGACTATTTCGGATAATGGCATAGGGCTGGAGCAAGAAGGCATTTGGACTCATGGAGCAGGGCTGAGCAACATGAAAGAACGTATAGCTCTGATTAATGGAAGCTTGGAGCTTACAGCCGTGATTGGAAAGGGAACTCGTGTCCGACTGACTGTCCCCAAAATAGCCCGGAATTTAAGTACAGGAGAAGGCGTCCAATGA
- a CDS encoding ABC transporter permease — protein sequence MLSRAMTAQCRAEILRTLRNRRFVIFALLMPALFYFIFTSVVGDAMQIGGIEWKAYYLMSMTVYGVLGSSITSLSSRLAAERASGYNRLLRITPLSSSVYVASKMVSTSVINAGIILFMFLLGSLFKGVVMSWEQWLFCGLWIWAGALPFMALGTLLGQLRNTDAVQVVSQLVYMGISILGGLWFPKQAMSPVLQRIMELMPSYRFGSGAWGLAAGHGVSGSSLLTLAVYAALFVVLSSYLNKRQDAI from the coding sequence ATGTTGTCTAGAGCTATGACTGCCCAATGCCGGGCTGAAATTTTGCGGACACTGCGGAACAGAAGATTTGTAATCTTTGCCTTGCTCATGCCGGCACTCTTCTATTTCATCTTCACCAGCGTTGTTGGGGATGCCATGCAGATTGGCGGAATCGAGTGGAAGGCTTATTATCTGATGTCGATGACCGTATACGGCGTGCTCGGCTCCAGCATTACTAGCCTTAGCAGCCGGCTGGCAGCGGAAAGAGCCTCCGGATACAATAGGCTGCTCCGAATTACGCCCCTGTCTTCTTCCGTCTATGTGGCTTCAAAAATGGTTTCGACCTCCGTCATCAACGCCGGAATTATCCTCTTCATGTTTCTGCTCGGCAGCCTGTTTAAAGGCGTTGTCATGAGCTGGGAGCAGTGGCTGTTCTGCGGTTTGTGGATCTGGGCCGGAGCACTCCCCTTTATGGCACTGGGCACCCTGCTTGGTCAGTTGCGAAACACCGATGCGGTACAGGTGGTCTCCCAGTTGGTTTACATGGGCATTTCCATTCTTGGCGGGTTATGGTTCCCTAAGCAGGCGATGTCCCCCGTTCTTCAGCGAATCATGGAGCTTATGCCCTCTTACCGTTTTGGCAGCGGGGCCTGGGGTCTGGCCGCAGGCCACGGCGTCTCTGGCTCAAGCCTGCTGACTTTGGCCGTCTACGCAGCCTTGTTTGTGGTATTATCTTCCTATCTGAACAAAAGACAGGATGCGATCTGA